One window of the Leptotrichia massiliensis genome contains the following:
- a CDS encoding SH3 domain-containing protein → MKLKNFKFRNIFFCCFLLLVSILSFGQNKKSDEIILTDDGVILNLKGTFKINWDKSDPDVPCSAIEYGEMLFYPDNKDIVNEKAIVLKPRDFDYHNWDETRNAEKEFADMEKAKVEILKKTFPEEFEKMEKIQKGELQSPVRVKIKKVTPYTECDFTTVYAQVIKLKKIEGAKPKITKLKVKKLDESDDFDEPHLDEAGYLREYRVNSKDGYANMREKPTKDSKVISNLDNETIVRYITKYGDWYYVYFADYPSDLEKEWKVKEYRGFIHKSQLKKYVD, encoded by the coding sequence ATGAAACTTAAAAATTTTAAATTTAGAAATATTTTCTTTTGTTGCTTTCTTCTGCTAGTTTCTATACTTTCTTTTGGACAAAATAAGAAATCTGATGAAATTATTTTGACAGATGACGGTGTAATTTTGAATTTGAAAGGGACTTTTAAAATTAATTGGGATAAAAGTGATCCAGATGTACCATGTTCTGCAATAGAATATGGAGAAATGCTGTTTTATCCTGATAATAAGGACATTGTGAATGAAAAAGCTATAGTTTTGAAGCCTAGGGATTTTGATTATCATAACTGGGATGAAACCAGAAATGCTGAAAAGGAATTTGCTGATATGGAAAAGGCTAAAGTTGAAATATTAAAAAAAACTTTTCCAGAAGAATTTGAAAAAATGGAAAAAATTCAAAAAGGGGAATTACAGTCTCCAGTAAGAGTTAAAATAAAAAAAGTAACTCCATATACAGAATGTGATTTTACAACAGTTTATGCACAAGTTATTAAATTAAAGAAAATTGAAGGAGCGAAACCCAAAATTACAAAACTTAAAGTGAAAAAGTTGGATGAATCAGATGATTTTGATGAACCGCATTTAGATGAAGCGGGTTACCTTCGAGAATACAGGGTAAACTCAAAGGATGGATATGCAAATATGCGTGAAAAACCGACTAAAGATTCAAAAGTTATTTCAAACTTAGATAATGAAACGATTGTAAGATATATTACAAAATATGGTGACTGGTATTATGTTTACTTTGCTGACTATCCTTCTGACCTTGAGAAAGAGTGGAAAGTTAAAGAATATAGGGGATTTATCCATAAGAGCCAGTTGAAAAAATATGTTGATTAG
- the fabV gene encoding enoyl-ACP reductase FabV: protein MVIKPRLKGGLALTNHPIGAKEFVKRQIDYVKSQDKYEGPKKVLIIGSSSGYGLATRISLAFGAGAETIGVAFEKGVEGKRAGSAGWWNTIAFNEAAEKEGLVSKNFIGDAFSMEMKDDVIKFIKEEFGGKIDLLIYSLASAVRTDPIDGVTYRSALKSTTKDITGPTINFEKEVMEETTMGVATPDEIKSTVKVMGGEDWKLWIEELDKGGVLSEGFKTVAYSYLGPKVTYGIYKEGTIGAAKRDLEHTSDVLNDFLKEKYNGEAYVSLSKALMTKASAVIPIFPLYAALLYKVMKEKGIHEGTIEQKHRLLTQMVYGNNPVIDEERRLRPDNWEMREDVQAEVEALWDKVTPENFKEISDYAGAREEFMQLNGFDFDNVDYDADVDLDELAKLKP from the coding sequence ATGGTTATAAAACCTAGATTAAAAGGTGGTTTAGCACTTACAAACCATCCAATTGGAGCAAAAGAATTTGTAAAAAGGCAAATTGACTATGTAAAATCACAAGATAAATATGAAGGTCCAAAAAAAGTTCTAATTATCGGTTCTTCATCTGGATACGGACTTGCCACAAGAATCTCCCTTGCCTTCGGTGCCGGAGCTGAAACTATTGGAGTAGCATTTGAAAAAGGGGTAGAAGGGAAAAGAGCAGGTTCTGCTGGTTGGTGGAATACAATTGCCTTTAACGAAGCTGCTGAAAAAGAAGGTTTAGTTTCTAAAAACTTTATTGGTGATGCTTTCTCAATGGAAATGAAAGATGATGTAATAAAGTTCATTAAAGAAGAATTTGGTGGAAAAATCGACTTGTTAATTTATAGCTTAGCAAGTGCAGTTAGAACTGATCCAATTGATGGCGTAACTTACCGTTCAGCATTAAAATCTACAACAAAGGACATTACAGGTCCAACTATCAACTTTGAAAAAGAAGTTATGGAAGAAACAACAATGGGTGTCGCAACTCCAGATGAAATCAAAAGCACTGTAAAAGTTATGGGTGGAGAAGACTGGAAATTATGGATTGAAGAGCTTGATAAAGGTGGCGTTCTTTCTGAAGGCTTCAAAACAGTAGCTTACTCATATTTAGGACCAAAAGTAACTTACGGAATCTATAAGGAAGGTACAATTGGAGCTGCAAAAAGAGATTTGGAACATACTTCTGATGTTTTAAATGACTTTTTAAAAGAAAAATACAATGGAGAAGCCTACGTTTCATTAAGTAAGGCATTAATGACAAAAGCAAGTGCGGTTATCCCTATTTTCCCATTATACGCAGCATTGCTTTACAAAGTAATGAAGGAAAAAGGTATCCACGAAGGAACAATCGAACAAAAACACAGACTTTTGACTCAAATGGTTTATGGAAACAATCCTGTTATTGACGAAGAAAGAAGATTACGTCCAGATAACTGGGAAATGCGTGAAGACGTTCAAGCTGAAGTAGAAGCTCTTTGGGATAAAGTTACTCCAGAAAACTTTAAGGAAATAAGCGATTACGCTGGTGCAAGAGAAGAATTTATGCAATTAAATGGATTTGACTTTGATAATGTGGATTATGACGCTGATGTTGATTTAGATGAATTAGCTAAATTAAAACCTTAA
- a CDS encoding endonuclease/exonuclease/phosphatase family protein produces the protein MEFRIMTYNIYGARLADGKKLAKSIKKYKPDFVALQEVDKNTKRSNFRDVTQDFALELGYNYYYFQKAMDFDKGEFGIAFVSKYDVKNIYVHELPSAGNEKRQVLAAQINSSKYKKHILVINTHLDYEPAVKSTQIDDLMTVIDYFKGDIKFLCGDFNLLSTTEHYWEICKNWNDTYFEGKDLENKSNLENRNLETQRIDYIMAKKYANYRTKQSFFINDDSQEWTKLSDHLPYMAVLEIE, from the coding sequence ATGGAATTTAGAATAATGACTTACAATATTTATGGAGCAAGGCTTGCGGATGGGAAAAAATTGGCAAAAAGCATAAAAAAATATAAGCCTGATTTTGTTGCATTGCAGGAAGTTGATAAAAATACAAAAAGAAGTAATTTTCGTGACGTAACCCAGGATTTTGCACTTGAACTTGGGTATAATTATTATTATTTTCAAAAGGCAATGGACTTTGATAAGGGAGAATTTGGAATTGCGTTTGTTTCAAAATATGATGTGAAAAATATATATGTTCACGAGCTACCATCTGCTGGAAATGAAAAAAGACAGGTTTTGGCAGCACAAATTAACAGTTCAAAATATAAAAAACATATTTTGGTTATAAATACTCATTTAGATTATGAACCTGCAGTAAAAAGTACCCAAATTGACGATTTGATGACAGTTATAGATTATTTTAAGGGAGATATAAAATTTTTATGCGGTGATTTTAACCTTTTGTCAACAACAGAGCATTATTGGGAAATTTGTAAAAACTGGAATGACACTTATTTTGAAGGTAAAGACTTGGAAAATAAATCAAATCTTGAAAACAGAAATCTTGAAACACAGAGAATTGATTATATAATGGCAAAAAAATATGCAAATTACAGAACTAAGCAAAGTTTTTTTATAAATGATGATTCGCAGGAATGGACAAAGCTGTCGGATCATTTGCCGTATATGGCGGTGTTGGAGATAGAGTGA
- a CDS encoding HepT-like ribonuclease domain-containing protein produces MYKKNRNIIQFTYDIEECINEVIEEVNGIEYVEFAADKKLIGYVERQLEKIGEAITQIQKLDKNILLQSYNEISYWENIKGMRNRLIHEYWGTSIEMVYEVSLYELEELLEYIKQVRNNVINTN; encoded by the coding sequence ATGTATAAGAAAAATAGAAATATTATTCAATTTACTTATGATATAGAAGAATGTATAAATGAAGTAATAGAAGAAGTAAATGGGATAGAATATGTTGAATTTGCTGCTGATAAAAAATTGATTGGTTATGTTGAACGGCAACTTGAAAAAATAGGAGAAGCGATAACTCAAATACAAAAGTTAGATAAAAATATTTTGTTACAAAGTTATAATGAAATTAGCTATTGGGAAAATATAAAGGGAATGAGAAATAGATTGATTCATGAGTATTGGGGAACAAGTATTGAAATGGTTTATGAAGTTTCTTTATATGAATTGGAAGAGTTATTAGAATATATAAAACAAGTAAGAAACAATGTAATTAATACTAACTAA
- the hpf gene encoding ribosome hibernation-promoting factor, HPF/YfiA family translates to MKIIISGKQLKITDAIKNYTEEKVSKISKYSDAITEIDVVLTVEDTKSEGPVHKADGLVYASGTKIKIEAENKDLYAAIDDLSDRLERQVRKYKEKQKDYNKKGSR, encoded by the coding sequence ATGAAAATCATTATTAGCGGAAAACAACTTAAAATTACAGATGCAATTAAAAATTATACTGAAGAAAAAGTAAGCAAAATTTCTAAGTATTCAGATGCTATCACAGAAATCGATGTTGTTCTAACAGTCGAAGATACCAAGTCTGAAGGTCCTGTTCACAAAGCTGATGGATTAGTTTATGCAAGTGGTACAAAAATAAAAATAGAAGCTGAAAATAAAGACTTATACGCAGCGATTGACGACTTATCTGACAGACTGGAAAGACAAGTTAGAAAATATAAAGAAAAACAAAAAGATTATAATAAAAAAGGTTCTCGTTAA
- a CDS encoding GntR family transcriptional regulator — MSKYKEVYNNIKKQIKDGKLKPKDYLKKEADFAKEYSCSVLTVRKALALLESEGYIQKIKGKRSVVLEKGDLKNISLTSIQTFQELNKIKNIDVKANLVSLYIVQGLEELMEKFNVSKTADFYKVVRTYSLDGETVQYAISYFDRKIVTYLNDEIASKSIYEYLENELNLKISYSRREIKFRSATDEERRHINLENIDRVVVIETYAYLSNGNLFQYETITYHPDKFTFTAIAKR, encoded by the coding sequence ATGAGTAAATATAAAGAAGTGTATAACAATATAAAAAAACAAATTAAAGATGGAAAATTAAAACCAAAAGATTATTTAAAAAAGGAAGCGGATTTTGCCAAAGAATATTCCTGCTCTGTGCTTACTGTGAGAAAAGCCCTTGCTTTACTGGAATCGGAAGGATATATTCAAAAAATAAAAGGTAAAAGGTCAGTTGTGCTTGAAAAAGGAGATTTGAAAAATATTTCGCTTACTTCAATACAGACATTTCAGGAACTAAATAAGATAAAAAATATAGATGTCAAGGCAAATTTAGTTAGTCTATATATAGTACAAGGTCTCGAGGAACTGATGGAAAAATTTAATGTTTCTAAAACGGCTGATTTTTACAAGGTTGTCCGTACTTATTCCTTGGATGGCGAAACTGTGCAGTATGCTATTTCTTATTTTGATAGAAAAATAGTCACTTATCTGAATGATGAAATAGCCAGCAAGTCTATTTATGAATATTTGGAAAATGAACTAAATTTAAAAATATCGTATTCAAGACGGGAAATAAAGTTCAGAAGCGCAACAGATGAGGAAAGAAGGCATATAAATCTTGAAAATATTGACAGAGTTGTAGTTATTGAAACTTACGCCTATTTATCCAACGGAAATCTTTTCCAATATGAAACAATAACTTATCATCCTGATAAATTTACTTTTACGGCAATTGCTAAAAGATAG
- a CDS encoding DKNYY domain-containing protein — translation MKKILLKIVIFLIFVNVGFGDIAKNLGDYYSIDKGKVYYKNKILEGANPKTAELIGFSLLKDDKNVYYMGEKIKDIKIKNFEKLGQNYWKNENKIYYRDKKIENADIMSFKVLNEYSAKDKNNVYIGNSNIGLWKLDKIENPETFEFLSDTINTDSFYGKDKYNVYYVNRIFLSCFGTYTWIGFKVEGINKDKVKVLNDWFIKDDKNIYFEGKILEGVDYNTFEVLPNGDGKDKNRSYEDLTKDELKWF, via the coding sequence GTGAAAAAAATTTTGTTGAAAATAGTGATATTTTTGATTTTTGTAAATGTGGGATTTGGAGATATTGCTAAAAATTTAGGAGATTATTATTCGATAGATAAAGGAAAGGTTTATTACAAAAATAAAATTTTGGAAGGAGCAAATCCGAAAACTGCTGAGTTGATAGGATTTTCTCTTTTAAAAGATGATAAGAATGTTTATTACATGGGTGAAAAAATAAAAGATATAAAAATTAAAAATTTTGAAAAATTAGGTCAAAATTATTGGAAAAATGAGAATAAAATTTATTATCGGGATAAAAAAATAGAAAATGCTGATATTATGAGTTTTAAAGTTTTGAATGAATATTCTGCGAAAGATAAAAATAATGTGTATATAGGAAATAGCAATATAGGACTTTGGAAACTTGATAAAATTGAAAATCCTGAAACATTTGAATTTTTATCAGATACTATAAATACTGATTCATTTTATGGAAAAGATAAATATAATGTTTATTATGTAAATAGGATATTTTTAAGTTGTTTTGGTACATATACTTGGATAGGGTTTAAAGTAGAAGGAATTAATAAAGATAAAGTAAAAGTTTTGAATGACTGGTTTATAAAAGATGATAAAAATATTTATTTTGAGGGGAAAATTTTAGAAGGTGTAGATTATAATACATTTGAAGTACTTCCAAATGGAGATGGAAAAGATAAAAATCGAAGTTATGAAGATTTGACTAAAGACGAGTTGAAATGGTTTTAA
- a CDS encoding SDR family oxidoreductase — protein MAVKNKVVIVTGASSGIGRATAKLLGESGAKVVLAARNEDKLQEAVAEIKEKGGEAAYKVTDVSKREEVKALVDFAISEYGKIDVIFNNAGLMPNAPLSELKNSEWDEMIDVNLKGVLNGIEAVLPHFIKQKSGHVISTSSVAGLNTYLGAGVYCATKHGVKALMEVLRKESANEKMNVRTTTLYLGAFRTELATRITNKAIKERIEFLYDTIGADPMIVAEAVKFAIDLPEEVSMNEITLYPTAQL, from the coding sequence ATGGCTGTTAAAAACAAAGTCGTTATTGTTACAGGAGCTTCTTCAGGAATTGGAAGGGCTACTGCGAAATTATTAGGAGAAAGCGGGGCAAAAGTTGTACTTGCCGCAAGAAATGAAGACAAATTACAGGAAGCTGTTGCTGAGATAAAGGAAAAAGGAGGGGAAGCCGCTTACAAAGTGACAGATGTATCAAAAAGAGAGGAAGTAAAAGCATTGGTTGATTTTGCAATTTCTGAATATGGAAAAATAGATGTTATTTTCAATAATGCGGGATTAATGCCAAATGCACCATTGTCAGAATTAAAAAACAGTGAATGGGACGAAATGATTGATGTAAACTTAAAAGGTGTCCTAAACGGCATAGAAGCTGTACTTCCACATTTTATCAAGCAAAAATCTGGACACGTTATCAGCACATCTTCTGTTGCTGGACTGAACACATATCTTGGAGCAGGAGTTTACTGTGCTACAAAACATGGTGTAAAAGCACTAATGGAAGTACTTAGAAAAGAAAGTGCCAACGAAAAAATGAATGTCCGTACAACAACTCTATATCTAGGGGCATTCCGAACTGAACTTGCAACACGTATCACAAATAAAGCGATTAAGGAAAGAATCGAATTTCTTTACGACACAATTGGAGCAGATCCAATGATAGTTGCCGAAGCTGTGAAATTTGCGATTGATTTGCCAGAAGAAGTTAGCATGAACGAAATCACGCTTTATCCTACTGCACAGTTATAA
- a CDS encoding nucleotidyltransferase family protein, which produces MDKKYILEKLSKIDKNKYSISELGLFGSYAKNVENENSDIDVLVKMEFKKGMYQNFCNLQKELEEIFHKKVDLIEKSVFDYKFKTKNVREYKEKIREEILESVIYV; this is translated from the coding sequence ATGGATAAAAAATACATTTTAGAAAAGTTGTCAAAAATAGACAAGAATAAATACAGTATATCTGAATTAGGCTTATTTGGAAGTTATGCTAAAAATGTAGAAAATGAAAATAGCGATATAGATGTATTGGTAAAAATGGAATTTAAAAAAGGAATGTATCAAAATTTTTGTAATTTACAAAAAGAATTGGAAGAAATATTTCATAAAAAAGTAGATTTGATAGAAAAAAGTGTATTTGATTATAAATTTAAAACAAAAAATGTTAGAGAATATAAAGAAAAAATAAGAGAAGAGATTCTAGAAAGTGTAATATATGTATAA
- a CDS encoding NUDIX hydrolase, whose translation MKDGETKDRDQEEEKWLNWAIELQSLAQAGLAYGKDKFDIERFERIREISAEMVAHKTDISVEKVKNLFCNEVGYQTPKIDARAAIFENNKILLIQESNGKWALPGGWADVHLSVKENVLKEVKEEAGIEASAEMIVALLDVTKNQGKAMPYGITKIFVLCKYVSGKFEKNIETIDSRYFGIDELPELATNKTTAEQIQMCFKANENRDNWKVIFD comes from the coding sequence ATGAAAGATGGAGAGACAAAAGATAGGGATCAGGAAGAAGAAAAGTGGCTGAATTGGGCGATTGAGTTACAAAGTCTGGCTCAGGCAGGACTTGCGTATGGAAAGGATAAGTTTGATATTGAGCGATTTGAGAGAATTAGAGAGATTTCAGCTGAGATGGTAGCTCATAAGACTGATATTTCGGTAGAAAAAGTAAAAAATCTGTTTTGTAATGAAGTTGGATATCAGACACCTAAAATTGATGCTAGAGCTGCGATTTTTGAAAATAATAAGATTTTACTAATTCAGGAGAGTAATGGAAAATGGGCATTGCCAGGCGGATGGGCAGATGTTCATCTTTCAGTTAAGGAAAATGTGCTAAAGGAAGTTAAGGAGGAAGCTGGAATTGAAGCAAGTGCAGAAATGATTGTAGCCTTACTGGATGTAACAAAAAATCAAGGAAAAGCAATGCCTTATGGCATAACAAAAATTTTTGTGTTATGTAAATATGTTAGCGGAAAATTTGAGAAAAATATAGAAACCATTGACAGCCGATATTTTGGGATTGATGAATTGCCAGAGCTTGCAACTAATAAAACTACTGCTGAGCAGATACAGATGTGTTTTAAAGCTAATGAAAATAGAGATAATTGGAAAGTGATTTTTGATTAA
- a CDS encoding Fic family protein has protein sequence MGKECDYNPPFEITNEIIELVAQINELTGMIIVSEKLSSNSVLRRENRIKTIYSSLAIEQNTLTFEQVTDVINGKRILAPPKDIKEVKNAYEIYEKLTLLNPYSIKDLLKAHKILTADLINENGRFRTKGAGVYQGSQLIHAGTPPQYIPELIEQLFSWLKKSKVHPLIKACVFHYEFEFIHPFQDGNGRLGRLWHTLILSKWKEFFAWLPIETLIQKKQQKYYEAINLSNTAGESTPFITFILEIIKETLEELQKNDLKMTDILTDKMTDKELQRLKILEEYFEKNNYIDNSEVQKILNVSDSTARRFLNKLLKNGILEAFGEKKGRKYRKK, from the coding sequence ATGGGAAAAGAATGTGATTATAATCCACCATTTGAAATTACAAATGAGATAATCGAACTTGTTGCTCAAATTAACGAATTAACAGGAATGATTATAGTTTCAGAAAAACTATCTTCAAATTCAGTTTTGAGAAGGGAAAATAGAATAAAAACAATTTATTCATCACTTGCGATAGAGCAAAATACACTAACATTTGAACAAGTGACGGACGTGATTAATGGGAAAAGAATTTTAGCTCCGCCAAAGGATATAAAAGAAGTTAAGAATGCTTATGAAATCTATGAAAAATTAACTTTATTAAATCCATATTCGATTAAAGATTTACTCAAGGCACATAAAATCTTGACTGCTGATTTAATAAATGAAAATGGAAGATTTCGTACAAAAGGAGCAGGAGTTTATCAGGGAAGTCAGCTGATTCATGCAGGGACACCACCTCAATATATTCCTGAATTAATAGAACAACTTTTTTCGTGGTTAAAAAAGAGTAAAGTTCACCCACTAATAAAGGCTTGTGTATTTCATTATGAATTTGAATTTATACATCCTTTTCAAGATGGAAATGGAAGGTTAGGGCGGCTTTGGCATACATTAATCCTATCAAAATGGAAAGAGTTTTTTGCTTGGCTTCCAATTGAAACTTTGATTCAGAAAAAACAGCAGAAGTATTATGAAGCTATAAATTTATCAAATACTGCTGGAGAATCTACGCCATTTATTACATTTATTCTTGAAATTATAAAAGAAACTCTGGAAGAATTGCAAAAAAATGACTTAAAAATGACTGATATTTTGACTGATAAAATGACTGATAAAGAGCTTCAAAGGCTGAAAATACTGGAAGAGTATTTTGAGAAAAATAATTATATTGATAATAGTGAAGTTCAAAAGATTTTGAATGTTTCGGATTCTACGGCGAGAAGATTTTTGAATAAACTTTTGAAAAATGGAATTTTGGAGGCATTTGGAGAGAAAAAAGGGAGAAAGTATCGGAAGAAATAA
- a CDS encoding phosphopentomutase, whose amino-acid sequence MKKIERITLIVLDSVGAGELPDANLFDDCGSNTLGNMAKAYGGMSLPNMGKLGLGNITEIEGTPAVENAEGAYGRAIEVSHGKDSTTGHWEIAGVPLERPFPNYQNGFSDEVIKEFEEKTGRKAMLNKPISGTVAIDQYGEEQIKTGNWIVYGSADPVFQIAANEEIIPLEELYKACEIALEICNEKSPVARVIARPYVGKKVGEFKRTANRHDFSIDPPKESMLERLEKAGLDVVGIGKTSDLFNGKGITDNRKANQDNLDGIKKTIAALKEDTKGLIFTNLVDFDAVYGHRRNVEGYVKALIEFDNWLPEIEKNLKDDEILIITADHGNDPTFKGTDHTREYIPIMICGKNVKKNVNIGTRKTFADITATVEEILLGTEKEGSFAKEILED is encoded by the coding sequence ATGAAAAAAATAGAAAGAATTACATTAATTGTACTAGACAGTGTTGGAGCAGGAGAATTGCCTGATGCAAATTTATTTGATGACTGTGGGTCAAATACCTTAGGAAATATGGCTAAAGCTTATGGGGGAATGAGCTTACCTAATATGGGTAAATTAGGACTTGGAAATATTACTGAGATTGAAGGGACTCCAGCTGTAGAAAATGCTGAAGGGGCCTATGGAAGAGCGATTGAGGTGTCACATGGGAAAGATTCTACGACTGGGCATTGGGAAATTGCTGGTGTGCCGCTAGAAAGACCATTTCCAAATTACCAAAATGGATTTTCAGATGAGGTTATAAAGGAATTTGAAGAGAAAACAGGAAGAAAAGCTATGTTGAATAAGCCAATTTCAGGGACTGTAGCGATTGACCAATATGGAGAAGAACAAATTAAAACTGGAAATTGGATAGTTTACGGTTCAGCGGACCCTGTGTTTCAGATTGCTGCGAATGAAGAAATTATACCATTGGAAGAACTTTACAAAGCGTGTGAAATTGCACTTGAAATTTGTAATGAAAAATCGCCTGTGGCAAGGGTAATTGCAAGGCCTTATGTTGGTAAAAAAGTTGGAGAATTTAAAAGAACTGCGAATAGACACGACTTCTCGATTGATCCTCCAAAAGAAAGCATGCTTGAAAGATTGGAAAAAGCTGGACTTGATGTAGTTGGAATCGGGAAAACGAGCGACTTGTTTAATGGAAAAGGGATTACAGATAATAGAAAAGCTAATCAGGATAACTTAGATGGAATTAAGAAAACAATAGCCGCATTGAAGGAAGATACAAAAGGATTGATTTTCACTAACTTAGTTGATTTTGATGCTGTTTACGGGCATAGAAGAAATGTTGAAGGGTATGTAAAGGCTCTAATCGAATTTGATAATTGGCTGCCTGAAATTGAGAAAAACTTGAAAGATGATGAAATCTTGATTATCACTGCCGATCACGGAAATGACCCTACATTCAAAGGAACAGACCACACAAGAGAGTATATACCTATAATGATTTGTGGTAAAAATGTTAAGAAGAATGTAAATATTGGAACTAGAAAAACTTTTGCTGATATTACGGCAACTGTTGAGGAAATTTTGCTGGGGACAGAGAAAGAGGGAAGTTTTGCAAAAGAAATTTTGGAAGACTAA
- a CDS encoding DNA-3-methyladenine glycosylase translates to MIKFFKQDTISLAKNLLGKLILVKKDDEILGGYIVETEAYLGAVDRACHGFEGKRTPKVEALFGKAGTVYIYTMHTHKMLNIVSCEEGNPQAVLIRGIEPVINVERMVENRGKSGILVSNGPGKLTKAMGISDKFNKSNIFEITKNFHKITQELIYNSENMKENLLYVDFENSKIPKKIEISARIGIPNKGVWTEKQLRYFVAGNKYVSRMKKSEFNDNCWK, encoded by the coding sequence ATGATAAAGTTTTTTAAGCAGGATACAATTTCGCTTGCGAAAAATTTACTTGGGAAATTGATACTTGTGAAAAAGGATGATGAAATATTAGGGGGATATATTGTGGAAACAGAGGCTTATTTGGGAGCAGTTGATAGGGCTTGTCACGGATTTGAAGGCAAAAGAACTCCAAAGGTTGAGGCTTTATTCGGAAAAGCTGGCACAGTTTATATTTATACAATGCATACGCATAAAATGCTTAATATTGTCAGCTGTGAAGAAGGAAATCCGCAGGCAGTACTGATTAGGGGAATTGAGCCAGTGATTAATGTTGAAAGAATGGTTGAAAATAGAGGAAAATCTGGGATTCTAGTTAGCAATGGTCCGGGAAAATTGACAAAGGCTATGGGAATTAGTGACAAATTTAATAAGAGTAATATTTTTGAAATTACTAAAAATTTTCATAAAATAACGCAAGAATTGATTTATAATAGTGAAAATATGAAGGAAAATCTACTTTATGTTGATTTTGAAAATAGTAAAATTCCAAAGAAAATTGAAATTTCGGCAAGAATAGGAATTCCAAATAAAGGAGTTTGGACAGAAAAGCAATTACGATATTTTGTGGCAGGGAATAAATATGTTTCAAGAATGAAAAAATCTGAATTTAATGATAATTGCTGGAAATAA
- the deoC gene encoding deoxyribose-phosphate aldolase yields the protein MKINKFIDHTILKATATKEDVKKLCDEAKEYGFYSVCVNGANVEYAFSQVKDSDVKVAAVVGFPLGAMATDVKVFEAKKAIEDGASEIDMVINIGALKDKDYGLVENEIRKIKEAIGSNVLKVIIETCYLTDEEKVKACELAVNAKADFVKTSTGFGTGGATFEDVELMKKTVGDKAEVKASGGVKDLETAKKYIELGATRLGTSSGIAIVTGLESEKAGY from the coding sequence ATGAAAATAAACAAATTTATTGATCATACAATTTTGAAAGCAACAGCTACAAAGGAAGATGTAAAAAAATTATGCGATGAAGCGAAAGAATATGGATTTTATTCAGTTTGTGTAAATGGGGCGAATGTTGAATATGCTTTTAGTCAAGTTAAGGACAGCGATGTGAAAGTTGCGGCGGTAGTTGGATTTCCTTTGGGAGCGATGGCGACGGATGTGAAGGTGTTTGAAGCGAAAAAGGCTATTGAAGACGGTGCTTCGGAAATTGACATGGTTATTAATATTGGAGCATTGAAGGATAAGGACTATGGTTTAGTGGAAAACGAAATTAGAAAAATAAAAGAGGCAATTGGAAGCAATGTTCTGAAAGTTATAATCGAAACTTGCTATTTGACTGATGAGGAAAAAGTAAAGGCATGCGAATTAGCAGTTAATGCAAAGGCAGATTTTGTAAAAACTTCGACAGGATTTGGAACAGGAGGAGCAACATTTGAAGATGTAGAACTTATGAAAAAAACAGTTGGAGATAAAGCAGAAGTAAAGGCAAGTGGTGGAGTGAAAGACCTTGAAACTGCAAAAAAATATATTGAATTAGGAGCAACAAGACTGGGAACAAGTTCAGGAATCGCTATTGTAACAGGACTGGAAAGTGAAAAGGCTGGCTATTAA